Proteins encoded by one window of Rutidosis leptorrhynchoides isolate AG116_Rl617_1_P2 chromosome 7, CSIRO_AGI_Rlap_v1, whole genome shotgun sequence:
- the LOC139857806 gene encoding AT-hook motif nuclear-localized protein 10-like: MESRESLPPPSLHHQPHLHHHHQPLPPGMMMSPNTYPPHTHHQLLNNTNSITSNSNKNPNLINPNSIQHQQRFSFDTSDQYGDGSSPSGGFRSGGYAGKPARKKRGRPRKYSPSQDGNIDLSLTPVPVTADYGNGNGNGNGTSNSDSAAKKHRGRPAGSGKKQLDALGVPGVGFTPHVIIVNAGEDIASTIISFSQQGPRTVCILSANGSISNVTLRQPASNGGTVTYEGRFEIISLSGSFLHSESDGNDKKPSGLSISLAGSDGRVLGGGVTGMLVAASSVQVIVGSFIAEAKKPKTGLSSDAPPPHMLSFGGGGGGAVHGITPPSEVASSESDSDESGSSHRIPGSYNNATQHQQQPQHEQQQQQSMQNFSMYSNMGWPNSTMNMLPN, from the exons atggaATCACGTGAATCTTTACCACCGCCGTCACTACACCACCAACcccacctccaccaccaccaccaaccactgcCACCCGGAATGATGATGTCACCAAACACTTACCCACCTCACACCCACCATCAATTACTCAACAACACCAACTCAATCACATCAAACAGTAATAAAAATCCAAACTTGATTAACCCCAATTCGATTCAACATCAACAACGGTTTTCTTTTGATACTTCTGATCAGTACGGTGACGGGTCTTCACCGTCTGGTGGGTTTAGGTCAGGTGGGTATGCAGGTAAACCTGCCCGGAAGAAAAGGGGCAGGCCCAGAAAGTATTCGCCTTCTCAAGATGGCAACATTGATCTCAGTTTAACTCCGGTGCCGGTTACGGCTGATtacggtaacggtaacggtaacggtaacggAACTTCGAATTCGGATTCAGCTGCTAAGAAACATAGAGGAAGGCCTGCTGGTTCTGGGAAAAAGCAGTTGGATGCTTTAG GTGTACCTGGAGTTGGATTTACACCTCATGTGATTATCGTCAACGCAGGAGAG GATATAGCCTCGACAATTATATCCTTTTCACAACAAGGACCTCGTACAGTTTGTATTTTATCTGCCAACGGTTCCATCTCTAATGTGACTCTTCGACAGCCGGCGTCGAATGGCGGCACTGTAACATATGAG GGTCGATTTGAGATAATATCTCTATCAGGTTCGTTTTTGCATTCGGAAAGTGATGGTAATGATAAGAAACCAAGCGGATTGAGCATTTCTCTTGCGGGTTCAGATGGGCGAGTTTTGGGTGGTGGTGTTACTGGAATGTTGGTGGCTGCATCGTCCGTACAG GTTATAGTTGGTAGCTTTATTGCCGAAGCAAAGAAACCAAAAACAGGACTATCGTCAGACGCACCACCACCACACATGTTAAgttttggtggtggtggtggtggggcgGTTCACGGTATAACTCCGCCGTCTGAAGTGGCATCAAGCGAGTCAGATTCTGACGAAAGTGGGAGCAGCCACAGAATCCCGGGATCCTACAACAACGCTACccaacaccaacaacaaccacaacatgaacaacaacaacagcaatctaTGCAAAACTTTTCCATGTATTCAAACATGGGCTGGCCAAACTCCACAATGAACATGCTCCCAAATTGA